The nucleotide window atattaaatatcaatcTCTCAAGAATTATAAAAGGCAGGAAAAGTGTATTAATCAGTGATCACACCACTCACAAGAATGTGGAATATAAGAGTGAGTTTGATAAcatatttcagttattttttattttttattttggcaaaattgcatttttaatttcgctagttatcttcaattttgattttggtcccCTTTAAAATTGTTGACTAATTTTGTCCTCCTATTTTATCCAATCACGCAATCTTGGTCCTCCAGTCGAGAATTAAACGTTGACTGTTACAAATGAATGTTAACTGTCACGTGTCATGTTCTAATTGGATGATGACTGTCACATGTCATGATCTAATTGGATGTCAACtccatgaaagatgaaatgcATTGTTGTTGTCAATGGCCAATCAGATCATGACATGTGGCAGTCATCATCCAATTAGAacatgacacgtgacagtcaacaTTCCTTTGTAACAGTcaacaacattcaattttggaCTGGGGACTAAAATTGCATGAATGAATAAAATAGGAGGATAAAAtttgtcaataattttaaagggaGATCAAAATCGAAATTAGAGACAAATTGAGggaccaaatttataattttgtctgttttttttattagttaaaaaatttatttgacgtttaaataaacaatttttaatagtttttatcattttttaataagataacTTTTTAACTAAGTTAATAGTTAATTTCTTAGCTTCCAGTTAGTAGTTAGTTTTTTAAGTAGTTTTGTGAAATGTAACATAAAACTAGAACAAGTATGGTAAATATGAatcattatcattataaaagttaaacagtttaaattataataataattaaataataaagctAAAATTATAGAGTTAACTTATaatataattcttaatttttttattattaatttttatatatcatttaaattaaaatataattatatcttaatatataatttattttaaaatgtataaataaatcaaaatttcaaaaaaaaattgtggcgGTTGAGTTTCTTCTGACCTCATCATAAAGTCTGATAGATATGAAattgagttttaaaaattttaaacctACCCCTTTTAATATGAACGTGCCTTACCTTAGTGAAGGGGAGTAGAGATATCCTAACTGCCCCGTTGTCATGCCTTGATTGAACAACAGCTTCTCTTTGCACACACAAATCCTTCCTTCACTTTCAACTATTATCAAACTACTCTCCCATTTCAGCCGCACAAACCCTCCCGGTTAATAAAGACTTGATACAAAAGTGGGAAAAAGTGCATCATACAGAGATGCTGATTAATTGCTCTGTTATAAATTATTGGAAGACTGGTTGCATTGATGATATAAGCAGGACTGTTTGATTCTTAGAggcagagaaaaagaaaaaaaatagtttgactAAATAAGTGACTGATAAGAACTGTACCATATGAATGCTCTCGGCGTCCCCCCTCCTCCTACAATATAAATGTATTCCATTTTCATTTATAGTAAATCAGAAATTAAGCACCAGTttcttacaaattaaaaaatgattttgatttaaaataatctaGTAGTTATGCTTTAGagatttgttttattaaaaaaacataaactaatttgtttatttagCACGTAAAagccattttttaaaaacaattgatttttatgaaaaactatTCAAAATAGTTTCTGACTTTAATCATTTTTGGATTTCTTTATACttctgattatttttaaaaattgaaacaattgTATGAAAAACTTctaaaagagattttttttttattaaaaaaaagtgatttttacaaacaaacaaaaaagtgtAACCAAACGGGTATTATAATTGGCATATATGAATTTCCTTAAATCAAGTTTCagccattttaaaataaaaataatcaaaaaaacttAGATACGTTtgtgtaaattaaattaataaatttcattagCAATCATAACATTATAGAAAGCTTTATAATTGCTCCAATTAACCTAAGGATGGAAAAGTTTCATAATTGCAATAGCAAGTAGCAAGTAGCAACTATCATGTCATTTAAATGTGTATACCATGTGCTAGTAGATAGAATTACTCAATTTCCTTATATagacctcctttttttttttttagtctagATTTATTCCTGATTTTAGTCTAGATTTATTCCTGATTGAGaagattttctatttttgaatGACCTAATATATTATGTTGATAGTTTAAAAATCTGGTTCGACCTAGTTAGTCGGATTAGTTCAATTGGGATCCGATAACATAATCTAACTGGTTTGATTATTGGATTGATCATATATTTACTTCAGGATGACCCGACCAAACCTAATTAATTTGAGATAAATCTGATGATTCAGACCGGTTTATAAAACCCgtttcatgtaaaaaaaaaaaaattctaaaacattccaaaaaaaaatctggGACTTGTGTAATTGTGTTACTGAATTATTATTTGTGAACTTGTGTTATTAACTTTAAtacttcaattattattttagatttttgagtataaatgaatttttcttaatcaaataatgttagttatacatttatatataatagatacatgtattattttaaattttttaatatatatatcggGTCAAACCGGATCAACTACTGATCCACCTATTGATCCACTGACTCATTATCTCAACCGAATCAATAATGAGACCGgattttataactttaattatGTCCGTTGGACTTTGTCCATCTTCGACATTATTGAGGTAAGTTAAACTTCAATGATGAACAGCCCTCTTATATAAACAAGGCGATATGCAGAGGATTCATATTATTTGATCTTTACATCTGCATAGCTTAATTATGCATTTTGCCAGGATGATTTATTTGTTTACActtatgttcatatatatatagatgctTCAATGACTTGgacaattatatatgttttacgCATAACACATGTTGCACTTGACAATTTAGACAGAGCAGGGCAAAAGTGAAGGAGGCCTTCTCAATGAAATGGAGTTTTACTTTGAAGGTAGACATTAATCAAGCCGCATATAGAtttcacatacatatatttgaaATGAATTACAAGGGCATGAAGAACTTGGCAATGACAAATATTGATGGTAAAATGAACatgacaagtgtaataaaactCAGTCATGATAAGTTACTATCAAGACTCACAGTCACCTTATGAATGATGACCAATTTCATTAGCAGTTTTGAGTTATGCTTTTCAGACCTTGGAATATTTTTGGTACACACAATTGAAATGGACACATCATATGTGCACGTATACTTGTCTCAACGACTGTCTGTAGATACTATTAGGGTGACAATAGACTCGTTTGTCTCTCTTGACCATAATGTGACGAATGACGAAAGTACATTAGTACATGTTTGGGTCTGTGAGAGAgtgagagagtgagagagagaaaccACATAACGCGAAAGATACAAGTCCCTGGACCCATTGTGGGCATTTCTTAGGTGCACGAGGACATAAAGAATTTGTTGTGGGGGCTTAAATAGGGATAGGACCCCTCCCACATGCTTGTCCTTTCTAATAACCTCACCCTGCCAATTTTCACCTGCTCTTTGCTTCTTTTCCACGTCTTAGTGCAGAGAGTGAAGAAGATTGATGGGCTTGATGGATTCTGAAATTATAACTATTGCATTCATTCAGAGAAACAACGAGTTCAGAAAGCCATACTCACTTTTTTCTCTGAGCCACAACAGTGTATATATCACACCCCTTAATTTTCCTTTGGTTATTTATTCGCCACagaaattattatttagttttgtTAGTTCCAACGCCAATATGCTATAATTAATCTAATCTTATTTATACCCATTAAAAGGGACTTGACGGTGTAAGGGGGAGATATTCTGAGTGAAAGTTGATCAGTGATTAGATTTGGTTCATCAAAAattccaagaaagaaaaggttAAGGCCTTGGTGATCTCGAGGAGGAAAGCGGGGTCAGGGTGACTCTTACAGTCATAGTCATATATTATAGagtgagaaaagaaagagaaggttATGAATTGGAGGTCTTAATATGGATGTGACTCTCTCGCTTGTGTCCCTCATATTCTTCTTTCAAGCACAAGAGAGGGTGGGGGGAGGAGGAGGGTGGCTTCTGACTTTTCTTGATTTTAATGAGTGTAACAGTGTCTGTGTGCTGTGTGCTGAGAGAGGGTGTAAATAAAGTGACTGACATAACTGAAGGGAGAAACAGAAGATGTTTTCAGCATTTAGCTCTGTACTTACCACTGAGACTGCAAAAACACATGaatattattcataatttagagagagagaaataaataatCCAAAGGGTTGTTTCAATTCTCATGATTTCAATTGAAGTTctactctttctttcttttttcttatctttgaaaAAACTATACAATTAGGCTTACTTTCAActtgaatatttataattacacGTATATAGGATAAAATGAATGACCCGCTAGCTTTCTTGGTAGGATGAAAGGTTTCGTTGCTTTTCTTCAGGGAACTGAATCGATAGTGGAAATAAAAAACCCTAACCCTATATATgcctaactatttttttttgctcggattaagtttattttatttttttaatgctgCAACTTCTGGGATTCTGATCTTACCAGGATCGGATCAGAATTTTACCTGCCAAATTGCAAACTAACATTTGCCTAGATAAAAACAATCCAATGAAGATGTATGAAGGCTATTAATGTTTTCCAATTTTTATATCTACATAACAtttttatatctatatatacagttaccatataaaataatttatattaattcgaATGCATGCAAGTTGTTGTCAATGTAGCTGCAGTAtatgagagagagggagaggggGTCGCATTCATACTGTTTCACAGTATTGTCTGGAGGTGGTGTTGGTTGTTGATAGCAACAGTTTCGAAGGGCAAGCCTGCAGGGTACATATATCTTCGAAGGATATAGAGagcgagagagagaaagaaaagctgAAAACCCTAAGGATGAATGAACTACTACTGTTACTTTATGTATTGGATCCAACAAGGACAGCGACTGTGGCTCACTATTTCAGATATTTTATGACTAAAGAAAAGTGGGGATGGAGCTAAGCCTCAGTCTCACGGGAAGAAAATGTTTTAGACCGAGATATTCATCATCTCACCTTTTTTTCAGTACATGATGAAAACTACAATTCAAACTAGCTTAGATTACAGCAGAGACACAAGTTCAGAAAAACACTGCTCGTTTTTCCTGTTAGTTGAGTTCATCGAACACCATACCCGATGCTCAATGTATCTCTCCAAAATTCTAAAAGATATATATGGCTGGCTAGCAACATGATGATGTGTTGGATTATGATCAGGAAGACATACTTTTTACATGAAAACTACATACAACACGACATGATAGCTGAACTGAAGCTTAATATCTTGTCTTTGTGTCTGTGGCTGtaacatttattatatatatattgcaagtAATTAACTCGATTCCCTCAAAAGTCTTGACTTTATTAATACTTAGGGAAATTACTAAGGcaaggaaaattataattttaagtgAACTATTCAACGGCCTAGAGGTTGGTGAAGTAAACTCACAACCGATAGTTGTTTAAGAATTCGAATCTAGGTTAGAATCACCTATTAAACCGggtaattattaattagatgtaaaaacacaaataattaaaatggtggtCCACAAATAAGACTAGAAAAAACAGGCAGGAATATATAGCCTGAGTTGGACCAAGAGTCTAAACCATAGAGTTATTAGGCTTTACAACTAACTAATGTTACTGcttacttatttttaatcataaataaacaTTATGACCGAGAGAAACATGTCAATTCAACTTCACATTGCACATGCTGCCTAGAGTTGCATCAATACACAATAAGAGGTCTAGTAGCCACATACATTACTATGCATGTTCTACCAACTTATTTTAGGGTCTAAAGAAAAAGACTACCTAACTCCCTGGCTACAGTTTTAAACAATACAAAGTCATCAAAggcaacaaataaaattaaagagacaCGGTAGAGAGCTAGAGTCATGCACATAGCTAGAACTAGAAGAGTCCAACTAAGGCTACACAGCTAGCCAATAGTCCATAATAGATACATATAATAACACCACGCCATCAGAATATTGCAGGCCACGCCTCCAAAAGCATAAACCCTAGAAGGGTTAATACTGCAAACTTAATTCACAAATTACCTCCTCCTGCTCCTGCTCCCTCACTGATATCCTCCGAGGAGGTATCAGTCCAAGGAAGAGCATAAGGAAAGGAAAAAGCAGTAGCAGCAGATTGGTGGCGATAAAACCCACTTGCTTCGTTACCAAATCTTGCACTAAACTGCCTTTGGGGTACTTGGTGAAATGAAGCAAGTCCTGGTGGCACAGAAAGAGAGGTTGGAGTGATGTCAGTGTAAGAATAGCGTAGCAGATCAGCGTTTGCAGCATCAAGCTCCTTTTGGAGCCTTTGGACTTGTCTCTGCAGGAATGAGATGGCTCCTACACAGCCATAAACTGGGTCCCTCACGCGTGCCTCTGCCTCATAGGCGAGGGAGTTCACTGCATCCTCCCTCTGGTGAGGGAGAAGCTCGTTGAGGAGCTTCGTCACGTTGCTGGCTCCAAAGATTTTGTGGACGTTTGCGAACTTTTGAGGCTCTTCTGGTGGAAAGTAAGGTGCAAAGATGCATCCTGGCATGCATTTCCTCCTCAAGAACTTGCAGGCAGCACATGGAGAGTTGTAAGAGCTGGATGATGCCATTTTTCCCTGCACTAGAAAGATTGGCATGATGAAACCAATTAAACAAACTTCATATCTATCCCACAAGTTCTTCTGTAAGCAGTTCTAGATTCAAACTTCTTAATTATCAAAGATGAAACTGGATCTGATGCAAGTTCAGTTGCACCTCTTAATATATAttccacttttttattttttattttctaattaggcCTTAATATATTTAACTATTCTTTGTTCTCGGATCTTCATTATTATGGCTGCAGAATAATGCATATATCAGTGATACTATAGTAGTCAGAAAAAGCTTTCCTGGGGACTTACAATTGGAATAGTATTAGCCCTATATATCATTAGTGATACCTTTTATTCATCTCTCCTAAATCTCCCAAGACAACCAACCCTTAACTCCCACGCTCTTCctttacatacatacatacatgcaACTAGATTATATATGCTGGCTAGCATAAATTCAAGGATTCGTTGTGGCTTTcaagtataatattatatatgattatcTTTATCCTTGCTTATTATTTCCTTTTCTGAAAAAGATgtgttttccttctttcctctttttccttttctttttctgttcatGACAAAAAAATCAGTAAAGAATTCTTAATTTTAAGCATGTTATCTACAAAGTGTTGCTCTGAATTTCTCCTTAAGTTTAtggatttgttttctttttctgctacattttttctttatctcagGAAACATCATGTTTAATGTTTAAACACACTGCGGAGAAAAGAACACTTCATCTGTATAAATCTTAATTTCTACTGCTGAAGAATTAATTGAGCTGCATGACGTGGTAGGAAGTCATAATTTCCTcctgaaaatattaaataagtcgAGAAAGCTAGGGATCTGGTTTCTGCAACAAGCCATGATAATATTTCATGACTGCATATCAAAAAACCATAAAAATGGAAAAGCCCTAAAAAAGCATCGTTTTACTTTTACTTGAAAGAAACAGAAACAGAGAAAGAACTATATATGCATAAAGAAAAGGAGAGTAGAGAAGAAAGCAACAAACAAACATGATTGTTACCTGTTTTTGATGTAGGTTTCTTTGGTATAAGATGAACTAAAAGGGAAGTACCTTTTTCCCTTGTTGGAGGTCCTTGAGAAGctgttctctttttctctctctcgacAAAGTAGCCTAAGCCAACGAGAGGTATAAGCCTCAGATTTGTTAAAGGATGGAGCACTCCTAAAGAGGAAACCCTAATTGAAAGTGAGTCACAAGGGGAGAGTGacaaacagagagagagagagagagagagagagagactgaTGAAAAGCTGATAATTAAGTGGTAAAAGGTGATAGTAGTAGAGGGGGGAAGGCAAATAGCTTGAGTGGATGGAGAAGGAATGGATGCAAAAGACAAAGGTAATAAATGGAGTTAGACTAGAAAGAATAACTATGACCTTGCATCCAATAATAATATCTATCAGGAATGTGGGTGGGGATGTCTTACTCTTACATTCTCCATCCTACTCCAATTCATGCACTGAAACGGATTTGTAATTTTGGGAAAACATcaaacctctttttttttttaacacaggtAAAGGGCATTCACTAAAAGACCCTAAATGgtatttgaaaatcaaatgaaTAGGAAGGGTTAATATAGATTACtccctaaaaaagagtaaaataaaagGGAGGAGTGGTGTCACATATTATTGAGGAAGATCAAATTGATAATTATTAACACCGTGACCAACAAATTTTCAAGCCTGTAGAAAATTGTTTAGTGGTTTGCTTTACTATCTTGTTGTACAAGGCCACAAAGGGTAACAACGATGCGTGTGTGTACGTACAATCATTTTCGGAGCAGGGAGAAGAGATGGTTGAACTTTTGTGTATCAATAGATCATAATCTTCGCTATACTCTAAACAATGATATGATGCAGTTGTTATTATATTTGCAAAATCAGCATGATATATACATATGGTAAAATTTTAAGTACACTGCACCCCAACTGCCCTCAGTATCTAATTACACAATGACAGAAAGTAGCTTATTTCCACATTTACTACAGTAGCTGGGTAGATTTTGACCGAGGATAAAGTTTCAGAATATATAGTAGAGAGTTACGTTCATTTCTACTTttacttatattattattatatgtaggTTTTGACTATATATGTGTTATGTTAAGTATGATAAAAACATATCGGATAGAGAGAAACAGAAACAATCaggagtttatttatttttcaaacctTAAAGAAGCTAACTAAAATTGGATATTTTTCTAAagaatttataatcattttaaagtAACCATATATATAATTGGTTTCTATACAGTAATATGtgataacttaatttttttattcatgtgaTAACTCAATTAATAAAgcgtttaaattaattttagtatcTATATACTTGGAGCCAGCGAATatgtgtataaaaaattatggatgTGCATGTTTCATCATCATTCCAAAAATGAAAGAAGTCCGTAACTAAGGAACCTCATTTACGTTGGTGGTCGAATATGGAGAAAACATGACACTAAAGAAGCTGCTCCTGTCTATTTAAGGCGCTGTTGTCTGTAGGCATAGTGAAGCCAGAGTTGAAGCTCTAAGTCAAATTTCATTGACTGCGGCTACTCGTTTCAGCTTCATGTCCTAGCTAGTTGTTACAGATGTTAGGGTCACGAATCACGATTTCGTATATAGGATTAAATTACACCCGTATTATATCACTTATACTTTTTCTGTCTTATAACAAGTGTCATCATAATTTGTCCttagactaaaaaaattaataagaaaaataattttacaaaattaattttattattattaattttaattttctattattaacattattaagagtataaatgaaaaaaagaaattaatacttttcctcatcttataataattatcatgcaagaaaaaaaattctaaaataattattttttaatttttaatataaaattaattacttcttTTACTTCTATCATTTATGATATTAGTGGTGGATGATTGAatctataataataatgagattaattttatagaattatcatttttttatttattattttcttgataCGGAGGGagtataacattaaaaaattaaaatatcacttATTTATggcttattttttcttatataataattgttatGGGATATGAgaatataaattaatacatCATCGATaactttatgaaaaatataatatttatcaatttaatcatcaaattacatgttagtttaattaattgtttgtattaaattttatcgaaattaaataataataaaaaagtaattaagttattcatattttaaaaatatatattagatccattttattttatatgaatgaaatatcaaatactaatattatattaatgtaaAACTTTATGAATATAATCTTTATGATGACACCAACGGTGGATTCAAAGATAAAATTATCCAACTATAAATTACTGAATGATATGATGCCAGGATATTATGCCAGTATAGAATTTGATATCTCTTTATATACGTGGTGTATTGATAAATTGGGTTTAGAATGTCTAAGAAATCAGTTTTTGCCCTATATTTTGTactgttttgtttacttttattGACAAAAATCGCACTTTATTATAAGTTTATGTTAGGCAGGTACTGAGGAAGTTTGATgtgaaaaaaagttgaaaagctcaaatattaattatgaagCCAAACTGTCAACCCATGAAGAGCAAGGTCATGTTGGATCCAGCACAGCCTTATTGATGCCCCAGGTGAATCCTCAAGGACATCATAGTTGTGATGCAAATCTCCCAAGAGAAGTATCAATGTCTCTTTTCCGAACACAACCGTATTGTTTATCAGTACAGTCGTCCTGGTCAAGGGAGCAAAgatatgaatttgaattttaaatttggtCGCCCAAATAGCATGGTCTTGACATTTTGTTATAAATGGAAAATCATAAGCCTCAATTTAGGTTATCTTTTGTGTTGTTCTGAAATAGGGAGTGCTAAATGAAAGAGTATCTATGTAAGGAACTTTTGGCCTAAGTAGAATGTAAGGGACACCATCAGGGTTAAATTTCTGCTTTCCTGTAACCATAGTTGTTGGCTGATTTCTTAGAGCTAAGATTGTGATATAACATTACCTGTGTATAGTATCGCAGCTCTacttataattgaataattcCTTTTGTTATTCAGTCAATTGTATTTTTTcactatattaatttttattttagaattgatCATTAACCTTTAATTAATAACTTTCTACAGAGTCAAATAATTGTGAGAgttgtgaaaaaatatttaaattaaattgaccTGTACAGATTGAAACTTTACataaatttcttataattaattcgTTTTTTCTTATAAcacattcaaaaaaatataatccacTATTTACACCTCTAATTAGGTAGCtctagttaattttttataaatgaaaatgaaatttaaccCTAATATTCAGTTAGGACCTAATTAGATGGGAGGACCTAAATCTTTTCGACTGATTAAAAAAAGACGGGAGGAcctaattgaaataaaataaaaattcagagACTcagttaaaagagaaaaaaaaaaggacctaCTTAAACTCAAACTGAACAATAGATAAAAGTGAAAATCTTGTTTTCCGCGTGATCATTTGATACgtaaattaagattaaaagaaaaatcggTTATATATccgaaaattttatatttaataggtATTGTAGTATCGCATGCCCGCCTATTCTTGTTTCTTATTCCACGtgccaaaaaaatgaaaaatgttcaACTCATACCCTTCAATTTTTACATGACCCTACACTCATTCCTTTCATAGCAAAAAAATGGGAGgaaagttaataaaatttctttctcattcttttttatcataaaatatagGTATAACCGAATAAGAGCAGTGTAAAAATTTTTAATGTGgaaaatatattagtatttcTCAAAAAATATGCCCTCCTATTCCCAATGGGCCGGTAGTTCAAAATTTCCTTGACTTGGCCAATCAACAGCATGAAAGCCAGAGAACCACTTGgttatgtttggataaattaaaaattaggcaCTAAACAACCTATGCTAATTCTAAGCATCGTACTCAAGTTCAAAGGagccttttcctttttcatatgGCCACTTTCCCATTCCTTCCACTGGCTACTTAAAGccccataaataaaatctttGATAATTCATTATTATATGGAAAAACTCAATATAATACCCGTgctgtaattaattaattagctaGGGTGATAGGTATATTGCCGCGAAATGAGAAGCTAATTAATAgcatttataatatatgatttcTTAAATGAGGggtgtattttaaatttgcgAGTCCTACACTTtcgtataaatttaaaaactttacacaaaaatttattttaatgctaaagttgttaaaataagtgtttaacTTGAGTCACATTAAATTTTACAACTGAAAAaggattttttaattagtaagaaTGAATTACTTAAGCAATATATTATCAAGTTATTTATTCTAATGATAAAAACTTATTAagtaatgttatttaattttaagtgattcatgAAGCACTCATATTGAAGATGCTCTAAGCCATTATTGTTCAtgaattatttaactttttattaaatacaagagagaaaaatatcatatttatgacTTAAACAACTTGTTAATAGAAATTGATACCcattggaaaataaattaattgagttGTTTAAGATTAAAGTAACATAAATTGAGTTGTTTATATCAACCATTTGGagatgccaaaaaaaaaaaactcgttTTGTTGGCTATATTTTATGTTGAaaattattcaagataattCCTTCTGTTACATTTTGATATTACACCTACCTTGGTACGTACGATTCGTAGAGTCTTGAATTTCTTAAGCTATTAATGTAAAAGAGCAACCAATGGTTTAtgaattctttttatataaaaaaatggtttttaattCATTGGCATGTATCTGCATGTACTTGAAACTTTCAGGTTGATGTATATGGGTTTGAGTACcccttatacaatttttttgatGAATTTCCTTTGCTTTTGATAAAAAAAGCACAAGAGAAAACACCTGTTTTATattcaagtatattttgatttgttaCAAAATATGATTGGATTACATTTATAGTCAAGTATATtgcttttagttttaatttaaattaaattaattttaaatttttactattTCCTGATAAAAACACTACTAGTAGCTAGTAATAAGTATCATAAAGTGAAGAAAATGCCCCAACAAATAAATTCAATATGAATTAGTGATTATGCTTCCTTCAATATAGAACTCCCTACCATTCTTAATTCATTGCTCCTAGCTATGAGCATATTAATCTTTGCGTGAAGCTTTTGTTTCCtaatactgtttttttttcatacctCATATAGCCGAAAGATTGACCATTAATCACTAATTCATCATAAGCcgaacaaaatattaaaaaaaggaataacAGAAAAACGTTACATTACATAAAGGCAAggccaatttttatttttatttatttttattaaaaggcaAGTGCACAATATAACATTGTAAAAGTTTAGTGACTAAAgatatttattcttatttttttatccatatgaATTAAAGACTGATATTGAGagtttataacaatttatacatcttatttaatcaattgagttagactgactta belongs to Glycine soja cultivar W05 chromosome 5, ASM419377v2, whole genome shotgun sequence and includes:
- the LOC114411988 gene encoding protein LATERAL ORGAN BOUNDARIES-like — protein: MASSSSYNSPCAACKFLRRKCMPGCIFAPYFPPEEPQKFANVHKIFGASNVTKLLNELLPHQREDAVNSLAYEAEARVRDPVYGCVGAISFLQRQVQRLQKELDAANADLLRYSYTDITPTSLSVPPGLASFHQVPQRQFSARFGNEASGFYRHQSAATAFSFPYALPWTDTSSEDISEGAGAGGGNL